From the genome of Podospora pseudoanserina strain CBS 124.78 chromosome 7 map unlocalized CBS124.78p_7.2, whole genome shotgun sequence, one region includes:
- a CDS encoding uncharacterized protein (EggNog:ENOG503NYQP), translated as MADSFNEVIVEETPATQQTGDVQMTEEGDAPAAATETSAAGGSTENADLPFAESDPDDTRAPRITFLQYLRSPVVTLLIGSNDEETILTAHQGLLTQSPYFADRIAEFADDGSSRQIELPNEDLDAMGCFLEFLYTGDYFPKKIAGQRSLEKDASIPDVDYTGEQLLKHAKVYTLAEKFGLNNLKNLASSKIHCVNSTAKGEIAYARYVYEFTAKDDTSIRAPVANFWATRSHTLRAEAEDEFRNLCLEFPRFGYDVLTRVLDEKLKRERNEKMHPAAGSGRKRPRHSSATNA; from the exons ATGGCCGACAGCTTCAACGAGGTCATTGTCGAAGAGACCCCGGCCACCCAGCAGACTGGCGACGTCCAGATGACCGAGGAAGGCGATGCGCCTGCCGCTGCCACCGAAACTTCTGCCGCTGGCGGCAGCACCGAAAATGCCGATTTGCCTTTTGCTGAGAGCGATCCCGACGATACCCGGGCGCCGCGCATTACCTTTTTGCAGTACCTGAGGAGCCCCGTCGTCACTCTGTTGATTGGTAGCAACGATGAAGAGACCATCCTGACGGCTCATCAGGGGCTGTTGACCCAGAGCCCATACTTTGCCGATCGCATCGCCGAGTTTGCCGATGATGGCAGC TCCCGCCAGATTGAGCTTCCCAACGAAGACCTCGACGCCATGGGTTGCttcctcgagttcctctacACGGGCGACTACTTCCCCAAGAAGATCGCCGGCCAGCGCAGCCTGGAGAAGGACGCCTCGATCCCCGACGTGGACTACACCGGGGAGCAGCTCCTCAAGCACGCCAAGGTTTACACTCTGGCCGAGAAGTTTggcctcaacaacctcaagaaCTTGGCGTCGAGCAAGATCCACTGCGTCAACTCCACCGCCAAGGGCGAGATCGCCTACGCGCGGTACGTCTACGAGTTCACGGCCAAGGACGACACGAGCATCCGCGCTCCTGTTGCCAACTTTTGGGCCACGAGATCGCACACGCTGcgcgccgaggccgaggacgagTTCAGGAACTTGTGCTTGGAGTTTCCTCGGTTTGGTTACGATGTTCTTA CCCGCGTCTTGgacgagaagctcaagcgGGAGCGCAACGAGAAGATGCACCCCGCTgccgggagcgggaggaagagaccTCGTCACAGCAGCGCCACCAATGCTTAA
- a CDS encoding uncharacterized protein (EggNog:ENOG503P7EY; BUSCO:EOG092654O3; COG:K) — protein MASSPAPSASGEQSQLHGQKPLEQITFRFCSECSNMLYPKEDEADRKLMFTCRTCNFSEEATSSCIFRNVLNNAAGETAGVTQDVGSDPTLPREQRTCPSCNHGEAVFFQSQQRSAETGMKLFYVCCYCGNIYQ, from the exons ATGGCTTCATCACCAGCCCCTTCAGCTTCGGGCGAGCAATCGCAGCTCCATGGCCAGAAGCCCCTTGAACAAATCACGTTCCGTTTCTGCTCGGAATGCAGCAACATGCTCTACCCCAAGGAAGATGAGGCCGATCGCAAGCTCATGTTCACCTGCCGCACTTGCAACTTCTCCGAAGAGGCCACCTCGTCGTGCATCTTTCGCAATGTCCTCAACAATGCCGCTGGCGAGACGGCCGGCGTGACGCAGGACGTTGGCTCTGATCCTACG CTGCCAAGAGAACAGCGCACTTGCCCCTCTTGCAACCATGGAGAGGCTGTCTTCTTTCAGTCTCAACAGCGAAGCGCTGAAACGGGAATG AAACTCTTTTATGTGTGCTGCTATTGCGGTAACATTTACCAATGA
- the set9 gene encoding histone lysine methyltransferase Set9 (COG:B; EggNog:ENOG503NYMN), which translates to MPPQSQAKGKKKLTLAQLAAYDDILTDALIDHTYYWTTIPKNRTSYHPSRGVREEEIAKLIQTHLIINSDLKTAEEKLLATDGLKRFYNGLKTSKEKDDFKAHMRRYMSTYLPDCPFEVSATNRYTIVTYEASIAARRFIRRNETIKYLAGIQVTITPEEEADMASRKKDFSLVVSSRSKSTSLFMGPARFANHDCDANARLVTCGQAGIEIIACRDIGVGEEITVSYSESYFGEDNCECLCQTCEARQVNGWQQDEGGTSVKRSIEDDLAASQGYSFRRRLRDESVAGSGSRTPSVTPDIRPRVLKKRGSQMVLSDRQSTAESTEGSGPGRKRGAAALGTPPITPAKRLKTMQYDLPPTTSGSPISRSSSESELSRSPLASEAGSANLTDVTTPASDSADGLILSPEPTPIKQAIEILRNEQPTAEIDVQQLPESISPVPHKSYGFPTILPTTEVTPPAEELNNTEATKATPPVEEVVPMPPPSDAAAPTTLVGKAKGSKKRQAAQQRSPRPAQKRRVPGDYTLTPLLLSEPETAWIHCTNCNTAFVQKDAYFTRANCPRCERHSKLYGYVWPKTQPAGKNDKEERILDHRVINRFLDPEDEARARGKKGWRAGSQRESTMDTEGGSNPPQRGRARIRESLVPKAEGATAAALDGVRRSGRARRASAKVIGDA; encoded by the coding sequence ATGCCTCCCCAGTCACAAGccaagggaaagaagaagctcacgcTTGCACAGCTAGCTGCTTACGACGACATTTTAACCGATGCTCTGATCGACCACACTTATTACTGGACAACCATTCCCAAAAATCGCACATCTTACCATCCTTCCCGGGGCGTCAGAGAGGAGGAAATCGCCAAGCTCATCCAGactcacctcatcatcaactccgATCTCAAGACCGCCGAAGAGAAACTGCTTGCGACCGACGGCCTAAAGCGATTCTACAATGGTCTCAAAACATccaaggaaaaggatgaCTTCAAAGCCCACATGCGGCGCTACATGTCGACCTACCTGCCAGATTGCCCTTTCGAGGTCAGTGCAACCAATCGCTACACCATCGTCACGTATGAGGCCAGCATCGCAGCCCGGCGCTTCATCAGGCGCAACGAGACGATCAAATACCTGGCCGGAATCCAGGTGACAATCAcccccgaggaggaggcagacaTGGCATCTCGCAAAAAGGACTTTAGTCTAGTGgtcagcagcaggagcaagtCAACCAGCTTATTCATGGGGCCTGCTCGATTTGCCAATCACGATTGCGACGCGAATGCCCGGCTCGTTACTTGCGGCCAGGCAGGGATTGAGATCATCGCATGCAGGGACATTGGCGTGGGCGAGGAGATCACAGTCAGCTACAGCGAGAGTTACTTTGGAGAGGACAATTGCGAGTGCTTGTGCCAGACGTGCGAGGCGAGACAGGTCAATGGCTGGCAGCAAGATGAGGGGGGCACTTCGGTGAAGAGAAGCATCGAGGATGATTTGGCGGCGTCACAGGGCTACTCTTTCCGGCGGAGGTTGAGAGACGAGAGTGTGGCAGGTTCAGGCTCTCGAACTCCGTCCGTCACCCCGGATATCCGCCCGAGGGTCCTCAAGAAACGGGGAAGCCAGATGGTTCTGAGCGACAGGCAGTCAACAGCGGAATCGACGGAGGGCTCAGGCCCGGGGCGCAAACGAGGTGCGGCAGCGCTCGGAACCCCGCCCATCACTCCGGCTAAGCGCCTCAAAACTATGCAATATGATCTGCCACCTACAACATCCGGATCGCCAATTTCGAGAAGCAGCTCGGAATCTGAACTTTCGCGTAGTCCACTTGCATCTGAAGCCGGCAGCGCCAATCTCACCGACGTCACGACCCCCGCTTCAGACTCGGCAGATGGGCTCATTCTTTCACCTGAGCCGACGCCTATCAAGCAGGCGATCGAAATCCTAAGAAACGAGCAGCCTACAGCTGAGATAGACGTACAGCAACTGCCCGAGTCGATCTCCCCGGTGCCCCACAAGTCGTACGGCTTCCCAACAattctccccaccaccgaggTGACCCCTCCGGCCGAAGAACTGAACAACACAGAAGCGACGAAAGCGACTCCTCCAGTAGAAGAGGTGGTTCCAATGCCACCTCCCAGTGATGCGGCCGCTCCGACAACGCTGGTAGGAAAGGCGAAGGGTTCCAAGAAGCGCCAGGCCGCTCAGCAACGGTCACCACGACCGGCACAAAAGCGTCGTGTGCCAGGAGATTACACCCTCACACCCTTACTTCTCTCAGAGCCCGAGACTGCCTGGATCCACTGCACCAACTGCAACACTGCATTTGTTCAAAAAGACGCCTACTTTACGAGAGCCAATTGCCCACGTTGCGAGCGCCACTCCAAGCTTTACGGCTACGTCTGGCCCAAGACCCAGCCAGCAGGCAAGAACGATAAAGAAGAACGCATTCTGGATCACCGTGTCATCAACCGTTTCCTGGATCCAGAGGACGAGGCGAGGGCGCgggggaagaagggctgGCGGGCAGGCTCACAAAGAGAGTCGACGATGGACACCGAAGGAGGAAGCAACCCTCCCCAGCGGGGTAGGGCCAGAATCAGAGAGAGTTTGGTCCCGAAGGCGGAAGGGGCAACCGCTGCTGCTCTCGATGGAGTTCGGCGGAGTGGGCGGGCTCGTAGGGCGAGCGCAAAGGTTATTGGGGATGCATAA
- a CDS encoding uncharacterized protein (EggNog:ENOG503P3XQ): MDKFKDTMRKGFEQATMINEEPAPEKKHHALNTTYPAQAHQPSMVGGTDMHFNNTAYTGQTETGKSSLGQPSSKP, encoded by the exons ATGGACAAATTCAAGGACACAATGCGCAAGGGATTCGAGCAGGCGACGATGATCAACGAAGAGC CGGCTCCCGAGAAGAAGCACCATGCTCTCAACACCACATACCCCGCCCAAGCCCATCAGCCAAGCATGGTTGGCGGAACCGATATGCACTTCAACAACACGGCGTATACTGGGCAGACAGAGACGGGCAAGAGTTCGCTGGGACAACCAAGCAGTAAGCCCTGA
- a CDS encoding uncharacterized protein (EggNog:ENOG503P4FY; COG:S): MASQATVPTPLASTSTVMNTDSGRLLVSPPQNSETAPPRRYQELLSRVLDGGIAVGIAVVAQLLMAGIQGVLNVNSNKVEFPPSVVAMAAIFGLFCACGCIFPGAEDFYRNHLKRPADLLNRHMSIGFTIPFLMICKGSLTDVWVIGPIIGCFVLTGLFNTVLSYVLALPLQCLMVRWDSGSWSSSDIEKGSPTTEKERQNPKLRSPVKSVCDSMDTEDFSLGVPPPESMTPDSKASPTHPLSFSTSTKLWCLANPMLLLMWTLTLTIGLPLRVCLALDTPLSTLLLFALWLSTLAIQSSLKTSPYLRPFARTLLSGLFNAVFWTSLTMAAYLLLDGHLSSRPLQAMLTTLESHNPFSSALLNSFSVPLTAGDVALSILNAGLVSWGLKLYEYRLQLLSRAGLTVFTVSSLIALGNVSCGPLLAHTMGVAPQGRALAFAARSVTLALGNPVLDTLSADKSLNAAMVVISGIVYQMSLGLGVGRFLEKHLVNIGGRDDHTNDTTTTITTSKGENDPRTVAAGVAVGINAAAMGTAYLYETKSEAAPYSALSMMALGIMTVVFSTIGPLVSWVLGSVGA; this comes from the exons ATGGCTTCACAAGCAACCGTTCCAACGCCTCTCGCATCTACTTCCACAGTCATGAACACCGACTCAGGCCGGTTACTTGTATCGCCACCCCAGAACTCTGAAACGGCACCCCCACGGCGGTATCAGGAGCTATTATCCCGAGTTTTGGATGGTGGGATTGCTGTTGGGATTGCGGTGGTGGCTCAGTTGTTGATGGCTGGAATCCAGGGGGTGTTGAacgtcaacagcaacaaggtCGAATTTCCTCCATCAGTTGTAGCAATGGCGGCTATTTTTGGGCTGTTTTGTGCGTGCGGGTGTATCTTCCCAGGTGCAGAGGACTTTTACCGGAACCACCTCAAGAGACCG gccgacctcctcaaccggCACATGTCTATTGGTTTCACGATTCCATTTCTTATGATCTGCAAGGGCTCGCTCACAGATGTCTGGGTTATTGGGCCGATTATTGGTTGCTTCG TCCTCACCGGCCTTTTCAACACAGTTTTGTCCTATGTGCTAGCTCTTCCACTTCAATGCCTCATGGTGCGGTGGGACTCTGGCAGCTGGTCTTCGTCAGACATCGAAAAGGGGTCACCAACAACTGAAAAAGAGAGACAGAACCCTAAACTTCGTTCACCAGTCAAATCAGTATGCGATTCCATGGACACAGAGGACTTTTCTTTGGGTGTCCCCCCGCCTGAATCGATGACCCCTGATTCCAAGGCCTCGCCAACTCACCCTCTATCGttttcaacatcaactaAACTCTGGTGTCTTGCAAACCCAATGCTCCTTCTCATGTGGACCTTGACTCTCACCATTGGCCTACCTCTCCGCGTCTGCCTTGCTCTCGATACACCACTATCCACCTTACTGCTATTCGCCCTTTGGCTTTCAACTTTAGCCATTCAATCATCGCTCAAAACCTCCCCTTACCTCCGCCCATTCGCCCGCACGCTCCTCTCAGGCCTCTTCAACGCCGTCTTCTGGACCTCCCTCACAATGGCAgcctacctcctcctcgacggccacctctcctcccgccccctccaagcCATGCTCACAACCCTCGAAAGCCACAACCCTTTCTCCAGCGCGCTCCTCAACAGCTTTTCCGTCCCCCTCACAGCAGGGGACGtcgccctctccatcctcaacgcCGGCCTCGTATCCTGGGGCCTCAAACTCTACGAATACCGCCTCCAGCTCTTGTCTCGCGCAGGACTAACAGTATTCACCGTCTCGTCCCTCATCGCCCTAGGTAACGTCTCCTGcggccccctcctcgcccacacAATGGGCGTCGCCCCCCAAGGCCGCGCCCTGGCCTTCGCCGCACGGAGCGTGACCCTCGCGCTAGGCAATCCCGTGCTCGACACCCTATCAGCAGACAAGTCCCTCAACGCAGCAATGGTGGTCATAAGCGGGATCGTCTATCAAATGTCGCTCGGGCTTGGTGTCGGCCGGTTTTTGGAAAAGCATCTTGTTAACATTGGGGGCCGCGATGATCACACCAacgataccaccaccaccatcaccaccagcaaaggGGAAAACGACCCCCGAACCGTCGCGGCAGGCGTAGCAGTGGGCATCAACGCTGCAGCAATGGGGACTGCCTATCTCTACGAGACGAAAAGCGAGGCGGCGCCGTATTCGGCcctgtcgatgatggcgctGGGGATCATGACGGTGGTATTTTCGACGATTGGGCCGCTGGTGTcgtgggtgttggggagtgTGGGTGCCTAG
- the mrpl38 gene encoding 54S ribosomal protein L38, mitochondrial (BUSCO:EOG09265HP0; EggNog:ENOG503P2X8; COG:J) has translation MLHKHSLVPLGSARTIFHGQDIPSPHGNWLPIRELHDQQRHPQVRFWPSDDKMIQLKSMLNCIDNSGAAIVECAMVIGQKRHASIGDRIVVVVQKQRDAGAAGMAAASGAKVKRGDIRHAVVVRTKQKVTRRDGSCIKFDDNACVLINKSGDPIGSRINGVVGMELRKKKWSRILSMAPSQA, from the exons ATGTTACATAAGCACAGCCTTGTGCCCCTCGGGTCGGCGCGAACAATTTTCCACGGCCAGGACATCCCGTCGCCGCATGGCAATTGGCTGCCCATCCGGGAGCTTCACGATCAGCAACGACACCCTCAGGTACGGTTTTGGCCGTCCGATGACAAGATGATTCAACTAAAG AGCATGCTCAACTGCATCGACAACTCTGGCGCCGCCATTGTTGAATGCGCCATGGTCATCGGCCAGAAGAGACACGCCTCGATCG GCGACCGGATCGTGGTGGTCGTGCAGAAGCAAAGAGATGCGGGAGCTGCCGGCATGGCCGCCGCCTCGGGTGCCAAGGTCAAGCGTGGTGATATCAGACATGCCGTCGTTGTGCGGACGAAGCAAAAGGTCACCCGGAGAGACGGAAGCTGCATCAAGTTCGACGACAACGCCTGCGTTTTGATCAACAAGTCTGGCGACCCCATCGGATCCCGTATCAACGGCGTCGTGGGCATGGAGTTGCGCAAGAAGAAGTGGAGCAGAATCCTCAGCATGGCCCCCTCGCAGGCATAA
- a CDS encoding uncharacterized protein (EggNog:ENOG503P3XQ) yields the protein MLERKPSPNLGVFRAVVHRPHWSGVRGVRAQKQQKGMRCKVNRNTKTPHITTTRLVDAGFCFELLLCLSARKPIPVPMDPEFLVKLLRAYDASFDAAAVRAAFNGSSTGNQFVQWATSHLTPDTLLTPDEFAQYAALEKAGIVDKLASSSDLAAVQGLTDENVRDAIEQLDRSTQAITKQTETLKQQREALDRLVAADRQTRQERRVFESEQDRKYESQRRDLTLAVEELSQSLDSQLLELEQQTTGAGPAIQQTVDTLFRSDDKLLASLQKLGWELDTKDPEEQNHVVMLRETCARDSREGRLIKCTVEGVRTRLDRIYLETLEKNSGSSSRVSPGEVSSLQEEVESLYSEILPVAQMSVEQQFLEPALKKVEAKNGQEQAKSKQATGYVHDCLDYLLDHVQDLSARLEAFKAYQLAADSLLEIAQSEVATKVALATPRSRRPTVSQRGVMDSPVRPRPRHARRSSGMGGAMEESPLDEILRSLAISLPHEEEGTPDFPARARELASILAERRSKTEDIAKNVQESFDYTATRQIADGKVAIQLIRDSILAESPFGHVRLVDPEIESSIDVLSQELEKIRQEKEGLNNSMAKLRARSAKKDELIARWGS from the exons atgttggagCGGAAGCCTTCCCCGAACCTTGGCGTGTTCAGGGCAGTGGTGCACAGGCCACATTGGAGCGGGGTTAGGGGTGTGAGGgcccaaaaacaacagaaGGGGATGCGCTGTAAAGTCAACAGAAACACCAAAACGCCACATATCACCACGACTCGACTCGTGGATGCAGGATTTTGCtttgagctgctgctgtgtctCTCTGCCCGCAAACCTATCCCTGTCCCGATGGACCCTGAATTTCTCGTCAAATTGCTGAGGGCGTACGACGCGTCATTCGATGCAGCGGCGGTGAGGGCCGCCTTCAACGGCTCATCCACGGGCAACCAGTTTGTGCAGTGGGCAACATCCCATCTCACCCCGGACACTCTCCTCACCCCGGACGAATTTGCCCA ATATGCTGCACTGGAGAAGGCCGGCATTGTCGACAAGCTGGCATCATCCTCGGATCTGGCTGCTGTTCAGGGACTCACGGATGAGAATGTCAGAGACGCCATCGAACAGCTGGACAGGTCTacccaagccatcaccaagcagACCGAGACCCTGAAGCAGCAGCGTGAGGCCCTTGACCGCCTCGTGGCTGCGGATCGCCAGACTCGCCAGGAAAGACGGGTGTTTGAGTCGGAGCAAGACCGAAAATATGAGTCCCAACGTAGGGATCTTACTCTGGCT GTTGAAGAGCTGTCTCAGTCCCTGGATTCTCAACTTCTCGAGTTGGAACAGCAAACCACAGGGGCCGGCCCGGCCATCCAGCAAACCGTCGACACCCTGTTTCGCTCAGACGATAAGCTCCTGGCAAGCCTCCAGAAACTGGGATGGGAACTGGATACAAAAGACCCTGAAGAGCAAAATCATGTCGTCATGCTGCGTGAAACATGTGCGAG GGACTCACGCGAGGGCAGGCTGATCAAGTGTACTGTGGAGGGCGTCCGGACGAGACTCGATCGTATCTATCTTGAGACCTTGGAGAAGAATTCAGGGTCCAGCAGCCGAGTCTCACCTGGAGAAGTCTCTTCCctgcaggaggaggtcgaaTCCCTCTACTCCGAGATCCTGCCTGTTGCACAGATGTCTGTCGAGCAGCAGTTTCTCGAGCCGGcgctgaagaaggtggaggccAAGAATGGCCAGGAGCAAGCAAAGTCGAAACAGGCAACTGGATAT GTTCACGACTGTCTCGACTACCTCCTCGATCATGTGCAAGATTTAAGCGCACGCCTAGAGGCGTTCAAGGCTTACCAACTCGCGGCCGATTCTCTCCTCGAGATAGCCCAGTCAGAGGTTGCCACCAAGGTCGCACTCGCAACACCGCGTTCACGCCGTCCGACCGTTAGTCAACGCGGTGTGATGGATTCTCCCGTTCGTCCTCGGCCCAGACATGCGCGACGCTCTTCTGGGATGGGCGGTGCTATGGAAGAGTCGCCACTGGACGAGATATTGCGATCGCTTGCTATCAGTTTACCccacgaggaagaggggacACCTGACTTCCCAGCTCGGGCAAGGGAGTTGGCCAGTATTCTCGCCGAAAGGCGCAGCAAGACCGAGGATATTGCCAAGAACGTACAAGAATCGTTCGATTACACGGCCACCAGACAGATTGCTGATGGAAAGGTTGCCATCCAACTCATTCGTGACTCGATCCTGGCGGAGAGCCCCTTTGGACATGTTCGACTGGTGGACCCCGAGATCGAGAGCTCGATCGATGTGCTCTCTCAGGAACTGGAAAAGATTCGCCAAGAGAAGGAAgggctcaacaacagcatggCCAAACTCAGGGCCAGAAGCGCAAAGAAGGATGAGCTCATCGCTCGTTGGGGTTCGTGA
- the pin1 gene encoding peptidyl-prolyl cis-trans isomerase Pin1 (EggNog:ENOG503P1QY; COG:O; BUSCO:EOG09264PI4) has product MNGNQQETGLPPHWEVRHSNSKNLPYYFNSVDRTSRWEPPAGTDPEKLKVYMATYHSAKAPLPTGDAQSGKIRAAHLLVKHRDSRRASSWKEAEITRSKEEAMSIIKAHEQRIKSGEITLGELALSESDCSSARKRGDLGYFGRGDMQKEFEDAAFALQKGEISGVVDTASGLHLIERLE; this is encoded by the exons ATGAACGGC AACCAGCAAGAAACcggcctcccccctcactGGGAGGTCCGTCACTCCAACTCCAAGAACCTGCCCTACTACTTCAACTCCGTGGACCGCACCTCGAGGTGGGAACCCCCCGCCGGCACCGAccccgagaagctcaaggtgTACATGGCGACCTACCACTCGGCCAAGGCGCCTCTTCCCACCGGCGACGCCCAGTCCGGCAAGATCAGGGCGGCGCATTTGCTGGTCAAGCACAGGGACAGTCGCCGGGCGTCCAGCTGGAAGGAG GCCGAAATCACCCGGTCCAAGGAGGAAGCCATGTCGATTATCAAGGCACACGAGCAGAGGATCAAGAGTGGGGAGATCACCTTGGGGGAGTTGGCCCTGTCGGAATCAGACTGTAGCTCGGCGCGCAAGAGGGGCGACCTGGGTTATTTCGGACGCGGGGACATGCAGAAGGAATTTGAGGATGCTGCTTTTGCGCTGCAGAAGGGAGAGATCTCGGGGGTGGTTGACACGGCGAGTGGGTTGCACTTGATTGAGAG ACTTGAGTAG